The window GATCAAAACCGATGTCATAATTATCGGGGGCGGTGCCACCGGGTGCGGTATCGCCAGAGACCTTGCGTTGCGAGGCATCGGCCATCATCTGATTGAAAAAGGTGATTTTGCCGCAGGGGCCACGGGGGCCTGTCATGGACTGCTTCACAGCGGCGGCAGGTATGCTGTATCAGACGCTGTCGCTGCCGGGGAGTGTATCCGTGAAAATAAGATTTTGGGGAAAATCGCTGAAAAATGCGTGGAGCAAACCGGCGGGCTGTTTGTAAGACTGCCGGAAGATCCAGAGCAGTACAGGGACAAATTCCTTGAGAGCTGCAATATGATCGGTATTGAAACAAAACTGCTCACCGCGGAAAAAGCCCTGAAACTCGTACCCCGACTCAATCCCGAGCTTAAAGAGGCTGTGCATGTCCCGGACTGTTCCATTGACCCGTTCAGGCTTTGCATGCTCAATGCCATCACGTCACGGAACCGGGGCGGAGTTTTTCATATACACCATGAGATGTTCGCATTTATAGAGGAAAAAGGCAGGCTGGTGGGGGTAAAGGCAAAGAACTGCTTTACCGGTGAAGTCAAATCGTTCAGGGGAAAAGTCATCATCAATGCCGGTGGTGCATGGGCAAGGAAAATCGCCAATCTTGCGCAAAAAGATGTGCCCATGAGCCTTTCCAAGGGGAGCCTTGTGATCACCAATCATCGTTTGACAAACCTTGTGATCAACCGACTGAGGCCTCCCTCCAACGGAGATATCATCGTGCCCAACGAGGCCGTTTGCCTTGCAGGGACCACAGCCATCAAGGTGGTTGAGCCTGATAATCTGGCGGTGGGCGCCGATGAAGTGGATATCGTCACCAAGGAGGCCACCAGATTACTCCCCGATTTTAAAACCACCCGGCTGATACGCGCATACACGGGTGTCAGGCCCTTGCTGGCTGCATGTAGCGATGAGGATAGCCGCTCCATTTCCCGGGGGTTCAGGATCATTAATCACGAAAACGGCATGTACTCCATTCTGGGGGGCAAGCTGACCACATACAGGCTGATGGCGGAAAAAATCGTGGACACCGTTTTAGAAGACGTTTTTCAAAAAAAAATTCCCTGCCGGACCGCGGAACTTCCCCTTGAAGGCCAGGAATATTTAAGCGGATACCCCCTTTCAAAGCGCCTCAGGGATATGAAGGATATTGTCTGCGGATGTGAACTTGTCACCAGAAAAGATGTGGAAAGTGTCATCCAGCGCATTGAAACAAAATCCATAGGAGACATTCAGCACCGGACTCGGCTGGGCATGGGCCCCTGTCAGGGTGGTTTTTGCACCTATCGGGCCCTTGGCATTATCCAGGAAAGGGGAAAGATCACCACAGAAGAATCCATGGAAACCTTAAAAGCGTTCCTTCAAAAGCGATTCAGGGGCATCCGGCCGGCCCTTTGGGGTAATCAACTGCAGGAGGAACAGCTTGTTGAGGGCATCTACCTGAACCTGATGAATATGGCGGAGAAATGAATATGGCACAATACGACGCCGTCGTCATCGGCGGCGGAATTTCCGGGCTTATGGCCGCCATTGCCTTGGGCCGGCAAAAAAGGCGCGTGGCCCTGGTGTCCAAGGGAGATCCCGTGTGCCGGTTATCCACGGGCTGCATTGATATATTAAGGGGGCATGGCGCCTTGGGGGCCCGCATTGAAAACCTGCCGGAAAATCATCCCTATCACCTGGCGGGTATGGATGGCATCAGCCGGGCCATGGCTTTTTTCACCTCAATCATGAAAGGAGCAGGACTGAACTATGTGGGAGATATCCGGGAAAACAGATGGATTTTATCCCCTGCAGGAATCATCAGACAGACCGCCCTTGTACCCGAAAGTATGGCCCACGGCAATGTCCAGGAAACAGATCCGTTGCATCTTATCACATTCAAAGGAATGAAGGACTTTTTCCCGGGCTATGTGACCATGAGATTCCACAATGCCGGCGTCCATGAATTTGACGAAGAAGAGACATCCACCTTGGCTCTCGCCACAAAGTTCAATAACCCGCTCTTCCAGGAAAAATTTGTTGAATGGGTCCGGCGACGGAAGTTGCCTGCAGGAAAAATCGGCATCCCTGCCGTCATGGGAACAAAACCGGGCGTATTTTTAAAAATATCCCAGGCCCTTGACAGAAAAGTTTTTGAAATCCCAACCCTGCCGCCCTCGGTACCGGGATTGAGAATGTTCAACGCCCTGAAAAACTGCCTGCAGGAGTCAGGAGGGGACGTGTTCTGGGGACATGCCGTAGAACGCGTCGAACAACATGCCGGCGTTATTGAGGCGATCACCCTGGAAAACCCGGGCCGTGCCACCCGCATTGAGGGAAACGCATTTATACTGGCCACCGGCTCTTTCATAAGCTCAGGCCTTTATGCGCGGCAGGACGGCGTCATTGAAGAGCGTGTCTTTGGGCTTAAGCCCTTTGCACCTGAAAAAAGGGACTCCTGGTTCAAACACAATTTTTTCGAAACCGGTCATGAGATTGAAAAGTCGGGAATTGTTGTAAATAATTCGTTTCAACCGGAACACGCGGATTTCAAAAATCTTTTTGTGTGCGGATCCATTCTGGCATTTTCCGAAATCATGAAATACGGCTGCGGCCACGGGTTGGCCATTTCAACCGGTGTGGCTGCCGCGCAAAAATGTGA is drawn from uncultured Desulfobacter sp. and contains these coding sequences:
- a CDS encoding anaerobic glycerol-3-phosphate dehydrogenase subunit B gives rise to the protein MAQYDAVVIGGGISGLMAAIALGRQKRRVALVSKGDPVCRLSTGCIDILRGHGALGARIENLPENHPYHLAGMDGISRAMAFFTSIMKGAGLNYVGDIRENRWILSPAGIIRQTALVPESMAHGNVQETDPLHLITFKGMKDFFPGYVTMRFHNAGVHEFDEEETSTLALATKFNNPLFQEKFVEWVRRRKLPAGKIGIPAVMGTKPGVFLKISQALDRKVFEIPTLPPSVPGLRMFNALKNCLQESGGDVFWGHAVERVEQHAGVIEAITLENPGRATRIEGNAFILATGSFISSGLYARQDGVIEERVFGLKPFAPEKRDSWFKHNFFETGHEIEKSGIVVNNSFQPEHADFKNLFVCGSILAFSEIMKYGCGHGLAISTGVAAAQKCEEQLG
- a CDS encoding FAD-dependent oxidoreductase; its protein translation is MIKTDVIIIGGGATGCGIARDLALRGIGHHLIEKGDFAAGATGACHGLLHSGGRYAVSDAVAAGECIRENKILGKIAEKCVEQTGGLFVRLPEDPEQYRDKFLESCNMIGIETKLLTAEKALKLVPRLNPELKEAVHVPDCSIDPFRLCMLNAITSRNRGGVFHIHHEMFAFIEEKGRLVGVKAKNCFTGEVKSFRGKVIINAGGAWARKIANLAQKDVPMSLSKGSLVITNHRLTNLVINRLRPPSNGDIIVPNEAVCLAGTTAIKVVEPDNLAVGADEVDIVTKEATRLLPDFKTTRLIRAYTGVRPLLAACSDEDSRSISRGFRIINHENGMYSILGGKLTTYRLMAEKIVDTVLEDVFQKKIPCRTAELPLEGQEYLSGYPLSKRLRDMKDIVCGCELVTRKDVESVIQRIETKSIGDIQHRTRLGMGPCQGGFCTYRALGIIQERGKITTEESMETLKAFLQKRFRGIRPALWGNQLQEEQLVEGIYLNLMNMAEK